The Streptococcus equi subsp. equi nucleotide sequence ACAGTCTTTCCAGAAAACATGACTCGTAACATGAACTCTACCTTTGGCTTGATTTACAGCCAACGTGTGATGCTTAAGCTGATCGAAAAAGGCATGACGCGTGAGGAGGCGTATGACTTGGTACAGCCAAAGACAGCCTATTCATGGGACAACCAAGTGGACTTCAAGCCGATCCTTGAGGCAGACGAAAATATCACTGCAAAATTAAGGCAAGATGAGCTTGATGAGCTCTTCAATCCAGCTTATTATACCAAGCGTGTCGATGCTATTTTCGACCGATTAGGATTATAGGAAGAAAACAGCGCGTCTTTTTAGACTGTAGCTAAGCCCAGATTTGTTTAAAAAGTCTTGAAAATGAATTCCTCGGAGCTAATTCTCAAAATGAAGAATAGTATTTCAAGAGAGGCTGTCACTAGCTATATCGCTTAAGAAAATGCTCTAAAATAGACATTTTTTCAATCTGAGAAGGCAATAGGCCTTCTTTTTTCTAAAAATACAGAAATGTTATTATAGAATGGAGTCAAAAAATTAATAATTAATTAAATTATGTGATATAATGAAAGAAATAGTGTCTTGAAGAGGGAAACATGTTAGACAATTTTGGTGAAAAGGTGAGAGACCTTCGGTATCAGAAAAAAATTACCAGAGAGGATTTATGTGGAGATGAGTCAGAATTATCCATTCGTCAATTGGCACGAATAGAACTGGGCCAATCGATTCCCAGCCTATCAAAGGTGGTTTTTATTGCTAAGGCTTTGGACGTTAGTGTCGGCTTTTTGACAGACGGAGAGGATTTGGAGCTACCGAAGCGCTATAGGAGCTTAAATATTTGATTTTAAGAACACCGACCTATATGGACGATGACAAATTAAAGCTGCGAGAAGAGCAATTTGACGAAATTTTTGAAGATTATTATGACCAGTTGCCAGAGGAAGAAAAGCTTGTGGTGGATTGCTTGCAGTCCATAATGGATACGTTATTAACCGAGAATATCAATTTTGGAGTTGGGTTATTACAGGAATACTTTGAACAAACAAAAAGTAAGACTCAATTTAGAGAGAATGATCTCATTCTTATTGAGCTGTATTTAGCGTACCTCGACATTGCAGGAATGAATGGAGAGTATTCAGATAAAGGATTCTATGATTCTTTGTTAGACATTTTGTTAAATCAGTTTGAACATTTTGAATTAGAGGAATTATTTATTGTCAATAAAATAGCTATAGGAATTTCCTCGTTGAGCATCAAAAACAATAAGCCGGAGATTCTTGAGAAGGTTATTGTACTTAGTCAAAAAATTATCCTCAAGACTCAGGATTTTAATAGAATGCCTATCTTAAATTTGATAGAGTGGAAATATGCTCTAATGAAGAAAAAAGACATAGAAATGGCCAAAAAATGCTATGCTAAGGCATGCCTGTTTGCTCAATTAACAGGAGATCAGTATTTGGAAAAGAAATTGAGAGAAGAATGGGGTAAAGATATAAAACGATATCAATAGGACAAAAATGTCATTTTTATCAAAAATGGAATAATATATAATCTTTATATAACAAATAATTGATTAAAGGAGTTCCATTTATATGTTTAAAAAATACCAATACTATCTGTTTTTAGCTGCTTTATTTCTACTTCATTCTGCCCAATTACTTAGTGATATTGACTGGTGGCGTGTTGGTTAAAGCTAAATCATCTATTTATGCTATAATAGCTCTATGACAAGAATTTTAGATAATGATCTGATAGGCGATGAAGGATCTGTTGAGAGGACACTACGTCCACAGTATTTACGTGAGTATATTGGTCAGGATAGGGTTAAAGACCAGCTGATGATTTTTATTGAGGCAGCCAAGAGGCGTGAGGAATCCTTGGATCATGTCCTGTTATTTGGTTCCCCAGGCTTGGGTAAAACAACGATGGCCTTTGTCATTGCCAATGAATTGGGAGTTCATCTCAAGCAGACCTCTGGCCCAGCCATTGAAAAAGCTGGTGATTTGGTGGCAATTTTGAATGATTTAGAGCCAGGAGATGTCCTCTTTATTGATGAAATTCATCGTATGCCGATGGCTGTTGAGGAAATCTTGTACAGTGCCATGGAGGATTTTTACATTGATATCATGATTGGCGCTGGAGACACTAGCCGGAGTGTGCATTTGGAGCTGCCTCCCTTTACATTAATTGGAGCAACGACTCGTGCAGGCATGCTGTCAAATCCTTTGAGGGCTCGTTTTGGGATTACTGGGCATATGGAATATTATCAGACAGCTGATTTAACAGAGATTGTGGAGCGTACAGCTGATATTTTTGACATGACAATCAAGCATGAGGCCGCTTATGAACTGGCACGCAGGAGTCGTGGAACCCCTCGTATTGCTAATCGGCTGTTAAAAAGGGTGCGTGATTATGCTCAAATTATGGGTGATGGAATGATTACGACTCAAATCACAGATAAGGCTCTAACGATGTTAGATGTGGATCAAGAAGGTTTAGATTATGTGGACCAAAAGATTCTTCGTACCATGATTGAGGTGTACCAAGGAGGGCCGGTTGGTCTTGGGACTCTATCTGTCAATATAGCAGAGGAGCGAGATACAGTAGAAGACATGTACGAGCCTTATTTAATTCAAAAGGGTTTTATCATGCGTACCAGAACAGGCCGAGTTGTCACCGAAAAAGCCTATCAGCACTTAGGCTATCCCTATGAAAAAACCATTAAGACATAAATAGCTATGTAAGACTTGATTCCTTTGTTTTTACCGGTGTCAAGTCTTTTGTATTGTCAATAGCTTACTGAGTAAAAAAGTAAAACGATGTGAGGTGAGGGGTGATTGGTCAGGGAAGCAGAGGTGCTTTCACTAGACAAAGCATTAAAAAACATTTTTAGATCAATTGAACGAAAATTATAAGAGCGATTTCTCCTTTTGGCCCTATAATTTTGCTATAATAGGTAAAAGGAGTTTTTCATGAAAAAAGTATGCTTTGTTTGTCTTGGAAATATTTGTCGTAGTCCTATGGCCGAATTTGTCATGAAAAGTATGGCCAGTCCTGATGAGCTACAGGTGGAGAGTCGTGCAACCTCTGGCTGGGAGCATGGCAATCCAATTCATCATGGGACACAATCGCTATTACAGCAATATCAGATTAGCTATGATACCAAGAAAACCTCTCAGCAAATCACCAGCTTTGACTTTGAAGCCTTTGACTATATTATCGGAATGGATAGCCATAATATCAGAGATTTGAAGCAAATGTCCAAGCATCAGTGGGATTCCAAGATCCATCTTTTTATTGAAGGAGGCGTTCCGGATCCTTGGTATACAGGAGATTTTGAAGAAACCTACCGCTTGGTTAAAGCGGGCTGTCAGCATTGGTTGAGTCAAATCAGCGCTGAACATGAATCACATGTGGAAATAGATGAGTAATAGTAATGAAAGCAATAATAAATAACATTCAAAAATGGCAGATCACTCGGACAAAGCTAGAG carries:
- a CDS encoding DNA-binding protein, which produces MLDNFGEKVRDLRYQKKITREDLCGDESELSIRQLARIELGQSIPSLSKVVFIAKALDVSVGFLTDGEDLELPKRYRSLNI
- a CDS encoding DNA-binding protein — translated: MILRTPTYMDDDKLKLREEQFDEIFEDYYDQLPEEEKLVVDCLQSIMDTLLTENINFGVGLLQEYFEQTKSKTQFRENDLILIELYLAYLDIAGMNGEYSDKGFYDSLLDILLNQFEHFELEELFIVNKIAIGISSLSIKNNKPEILEKVIVLSQKIILKTQDFNRMPILNLIEWKYALMKKKDIEMAKKCYAKACLFAQLTGDQYLEKKLREEWGKDIKRYQ
- the ruvB gene encoding Holliday junction DNA helicase RuvB, producing the protein MTRILDNDLIGDEGSVERTLRPQYLREYIGQDRVKDQLMIFIEAAKRREESLDHVLLFGSPGLGKTTMAFVIANELGVHLKQTSGPAIEKAGDLVAILNDLEPGDVLFIDEIHRMPMAVEEILYSAMEDFYIDIMIGAGDTSRSVHLELPPFTLIGATTRAGMLSNPLRARFGITGHMEYYQTADLTEIVERTADIFDMTIKHEAAYELARRSRGTPRIANRLLKRVRDYAQIMGDGMITTQITDKALTMLDVDQEGLDYVDQKILRTMIEVYQGGPVGLGTLSVNIAEERDTVEDMYEPYLIQKGFIMRTRTGRVVTEKAYQHLGYPYEKTIKT
- the yfkJ gene encoding phosphotyrosine protein phosphatase; the protein is MKKVCFVCLGNICRSPMAEFVMKSMASPDELQVESRATSGWEHGNPIHHGTQSLLQQYQISYDTKKTSQQITSFDFEAFDYIIGMDSHNIRDLKQMSKHQWDSKIHLFIEGGVPDPWYTGDFEETYRLVKAGCQHWLSQISAEHESHVEIDE